Proteins co-encoded in one Capsicum annuum cultivar UCD-10X-F1 chromosome 9, UCD10Xv1.1, whole genome shotgun sequence genomic window:
- the LOC124887117 gene encoding uncharacterized protein LOC124887117: MSEAAKKDWRQPIVDYLCYGILPEDPRRRNDIRRRVPHFISYKDTLYRRSFKGVLLRCLGDEERKSSMYYASINGLAEAFNKTLCNLLNKVVTKSKRDWHERMEEALWAYRITYRTLTQATPCSLSFGVEVVLPLEHQIPFLRLNIQEGLIDEENVELRLAELKALDEKRLEAKKNLECYQVQLSRSFNKKVRLRCFQVGDQVLTVRRPIITSHKSRGKFTPKWDGPYAIQEEYLNGAYKLVDTHGVKIGPINGKFLKKLTLNICDAMGKTHLKEREFLQWNLDAKVLQAYN; this comes from the exons ATGTCTGAAGCTGCAAAGAAAGATTGGAGACAACCTATTGTTGACTATttgtgttatgggatacttccagaagatccaagaAGAAGGAATGATATCCGTCGTCGTGTACCTCACTTCATTTCCTATAAGGACACACTGTATAGAAGATCATTTaaaggagtactcttacggtgtttgggaGATGAAGAA cgtaagtcttctatgtactaTGCTTCCATCAATGGTCTAGCTGAAGCCTTCAATAAGACTTTGTGCAACTTATTGAATAAAGTTGTCACCAAATCCAAACGAGACTGGCATGagcgaatggaagaagctttatgggcgtATAGGATAACTTACCGTACACTGACACAAGCAACCCCATGCTCACTTTCTTTTGGAGTTGAAGTAGTCCTGCCACTTGAGCATCAAATACCCTTTTTGAGATTGaatattcaagaagggctcatcGATGAAGAAAATGTTGAGTTACGTCTTGCGGAGTTaaaagctcttgatgagaagagactGGAAGCTaaaaaaaatcttgaatgttatcaagTCCAGCTATCTCGTTCTTTTAATAAAAAGGTTCGCTTGAGGTgtttccaagttggagatcaagtccttacAGTAAGGAGACCCATTATAACTTCTCATAAGTCTAGGGGAAAATTtaccccaaagtgggatggaccatatgccATACAAGAGGAATATttaaatggtgcttacaagcttgtcgatacACATGGAGTGAAAATTGGTCCTATCAATGgaaagttcttgaagaa aCTTACACTAAATATTTGTGATGCTATGGGGAAAACCCATCtaaaagaaagagagttccttCAATGGAATTTGGATGCCAAAGTTCTTCAAGCCTATAACtag